TGCTTCCACTCGCTCGTCAAGCTTCGACCACTGGTTCTTAGCCATTTGACTCGTTGCACTGTTTTGCAATCCGCGCCACACCATTGACGAACTTGCCAAAGCAAACTTGTCTCGAGAGCTCCTGTCAACAGATTCATCGACAGTATAAGAGTAGTAATACAACATAACGTCCCTGAAAAATGCGATGTGGGATTATCTCCCATCTTACCCCATCCCCGTTCTATTCCTTTCCACCTTTTTTTGCCAACTCATGCTTTGAGTAGCAGGGCTATTATTCTCAAATGACCCCATACTAGGCACGAAAAGATAAAATCTCGACCTAGTCGCCCCCCCTTCGGCCAACAAGCCGCCCGCCAAACCGCTTCAAGAAACAATGTTGATTCCAAACCCTGACCCAATTGCTTGAGGAATGCAGATATCTACCCCGGAACTTTCTTggcttcttttcttctttttgcaAACTACTCACGCCGTTCCCTCTTTCTATGCTCTGGTTTGCCCTTTTTTTGCCTCCCGCTTCCCGTCCTGACCCGAAACCGACTCTTTCTTGTTTCCAAATAGTATACAAATGCTTCCGTTCCAAAATTGGTGGGGCTTAGTTTACATGACCGCCTCGAGTTTAATTTCACCAGAGGCGAAGCACCAAGGTGTCCGCGTGCAGCGGCACTGGTTGTCGCAGGCGCCCGTGGCCGGGCTATTGCGCGATGTGAGTGTCAACGTTGTACGTCGCATAGTCAACATGCACGAAGGCACGGTCGACAATTGGCACTGATTCGAGGAAATAGGTCAGGACCTCGCTGAGGTCGTGGCTGTCCTTGAGCGGCATGTTGGCATtgaggacgatgtcgacctCAACAAAGAGTTTGTCGCCGGCGTGGTAGGCCCGCAGGTTCTGGATCTGCCTGATGGACGTGGCGAAACGCATGGTAAGGTACAGCACTGTTGTAATATAGCTTATCAGTCACAGAGTCCCCCCATTCTACTTGTTCTTTAGGCATGCCAGTCTCGATATACCCAGTAGTGCGTGAGAAGGAGGAGTACCCAGAAACAACAGCATCCAGTTAAagaatgtgtgtgtgtctgtgtgtgtttaggggggggggggggggatggtaAGAGCAGCAGAGCTGGGCAAGGAACAGAGAACGAGAGCAAGGAGGGGAAACAAAAGGGTCACACTCACGGAGATTTCTCTCGTCCGAAGTGGCTGAGAACCCTGTCAGGTTTCGGACGTGGTGCATCGAAGTCTGGCTCCAattgacgatgacgacgcccgACAAaagcaggccgccgagggcgtcgagccACCAGATCCTGGCAAAATAGCCGACAATGGGGAACAATATGGAACCGGTATTGAAGATGACATCAGTCATGGCGTCGTCAGCCCTACGCGGAGAGTGTTTTGTTAACCATATACCCCCATGGTGTATTGAATTTGTCGGCCAGGAGGCGACAACGTAGACACGTCGCGACGACAGAGGGGAAAGGGCAGGGCAACTTACAAGGCTCGAACGCTCGAGTTCTTGATGAGACGGCACCAGAGCCAGCATAAACCCTTGATGACTACGGTGCCCACCATGATAGCAATGGCAGGAATGCCTCTGTTGTCATCGCGAGGTCAGCATCGAAACAGCGgatggcggcagcagcggcgggtGCAACATACAGTTGGACGATTTCGTGGTCTGGAGACATGAGGCGTTGGATGGCTTCCAGCGCGACCTGGCAGAACGATGTGACCATAACGATGGAGAAAACCAGTACACCAAGGGGTTCAAGACTGCGATGTGTCAGCACGCAACTCCTAATGGTGCTCGAAACGCAAAGCAGAAAGCTATCAATAGAGAGTGGCAATCGATACTCACCGCCGTCTACCCACTGGGTAGGAGTGCTGGTCATTTtggctggcggcgatgagcCGGGTTGTCGTCCATACGATGGCGGTGCTGAGGAAGTCGAGAACAGCGTCGACCAAGCTGGCGAGGACGGAAACGGAGGGGAcagagatgacgacgaggaccttgCCAATGAGCAGGAaggcgttggcgatgaagTTGACCCAGATGGCGAGGGTGACGATGGGGTCGCTGCTGTCGAggtcgccatcctcgagcCAAGGGATCTCGGGCTTGGGCTGGTCGGCTAAaccttcctcctcgtcggtgcTGCCATTGAGAAGTGGGGTGGACTCGGTGGAGCGAAAAATGTCCTTGGGTTTGCGTTTCGCCGCCTTTTGCTGGATGCTGTTTGCCGAACTGCTCTGCTCGGTGCTGCTGTTTTGAACCGAAGCATTGGCGCTGGTGCCGTaggcgaggccgccgcgcgAGGGTGGTGAGGTTGGGGTTGGCGACTCCTCGGTGATGGTCTGGGGCACGTCGACGGGACGGTATGCCGAGGCGTCGAGAGCTTGGTGGTACTCGTTGAGCAGGTCGTGGGGCACGGATGAATCCAAGAGTTGGTCGATGTAGAGATACATGCGAATCAGGTCGTTGTTCCTCTCATAGTATTTGCGTCTTGGAAGAATTGGCAAATGCGCGTCAGCTTTTCTGGTTGCGCTGACCCTCGGGAACCTGAAGTCCGCATCCTCTGGCATCTCGCATTGCAGATTGCACGCAGTGCTCAGGAATACCGGTGGCGCAACACAAAACTCACATATGCATTGGCAtgacctcgagctcggcctcggtcttCCAGTAGCGCTCCCATTGGTAGCGCGGATTGCTGTTTCCGATAAGGCGCATGCTCCTCATCTGAGGGCCGAAGATGAGTTCGCTGAGGCggcgctcctcggcggcggagcggtggtggtgatcgTCGTCTGAGTGGTTCTGCAGGAAGCCCAGCAGCGAGGTGCTTTCGtggtcgtcatcgtcgtgcCCCAGCTGGAGGTAAGCAGGGCTCTTGAGGGACTCCCGCAACGTGGCGTTGGAGCGGTTCCTGATGAGCGAAACCAAGGCGCCGTTGCCCCTCGTGGCCAAGGGATACGGATCGATGTCGGGACTGAGTACGGAGGGTCGCTTGAACGAGCCCACGCGAGGGCTGCTCGAACGGTGATGTTCCTGCGGCGAGCTCATCTTAGGCCGGAGGAACGGAAGGGATGGCGGGGTTTCAATTGgcaaaggggaaggggagtgACTGGATGTGTGGCTcaagaaagggaaggggagggggaggaaggggaaaagaaaaataTTAACCGGCACGATGCGAGGGAAAAGCCAAGATAATAGATGAGATTGATAATGTCGTGGTcgacgcgcgcgcgcgcccaGATAGCTTAATACAGTGCAGTGCAAGTGCACCCTAGGTAGATGACAAGCGGCTCCAGTGACGATGGACCCGGAGGGTCtgaggcgacgagagccGGGAGGCAAGACCCCCTTCGCCTAGAGCTTCCCTTAGGTGCAGTAGGGGGCTGAGGCGCCGCTTGGGGCCCCGGCACAGGCGTTGGCAGACCCGACCAATATTGTATTGGAGGAGTGGGGTGCTGCGAACTGCGTGCTGCGTGCTGCTTTCTCCTGTCCTATCCCAACCGCTGTGATGATGAACCAAGGAAATGCACCAACTGACTGCCTGCCCAATTATCCGGTTGTTTTGGTGTAGTCTCGTTCCTCGCTGAATAA
This sequence is a window from Colletotrichum higginsianum IMI 349063 chromosome 8, whole genome shotgun sequence. Protein-coding genes within it:
- a CDS encoding Cation efflux family protein — encoded protein: MSSPQEHHRSSSPRVGSFKRPSVLSPDIDPYPLATRGNGALVSLIRNRSNATLRESLKSPAYLQLGHDDDDHESTSLLGFLQNHSDDDHHHRSAAEERRLSELIFGPQMRSMRLIGNSNPRYQWERYWKTEAELEVMPMHIRKYYERNNDLIRMYLYIDQLLDSSVPHDLLNEYHQALDASAYRPVDVPQTITEESPTPTSPPSRGGLAYGTSANASVQNSSTEQSSSANSIQQKAAKRKPKDIFRSTESTPLLNGSTDEEEGLADQPKPEIPWLEDGDLDSSDPIVTLAIWVNFIANAFLLIGKVLVVISVPSVSVLASLVDAVLDFLSTAIVWTTTRLIAASQNDQHSYPVGRRRLEPLGVLVFSIVMVTSFCQVALEAIQRLMSPDHEIVQLGIPAIAIMVGTVVIKGLCWLWCRLIKNSSVRALADDAMTDVIFNTGSILFPIVGYFARIWWLDALGGLLLSGVVIVNWSQTSMHHVRNLTGFSATSDERNLLLYLTMRFATSIRQIQNLRAYHAGDKLFVEVDIVLNANMPLKDSHDLSEVLTYFLESVPIVDRAFVHVDYATYNVDTHIAQ